The following proteins are encoded in a genomic region of Coffea eugenioides isolate CCC68of chromosome 6, Ceug_1.0, whole genome shotgun sequence:
- the LOC113774228 gene encoding LOW QUALITY PROTEIN: nucleotide pyrophosphatase/phosphodiesterase-like (The sequence of the model RefSeq protein was modified relative to this genomic sequence to represent the inferred CDS: inserted 2 bases in 2 codons), which translates to MGKPYLGLVALFWVVSSLLCFITSPSASAADIHGGEQPLAKIAIHKTVLALRDSASIFASPSLLGKNDEDTEWITVELVNKDPAEDDWVGVFSPAKFNDSLCYPTLEDSYEESPYICTAPIKYKYANDSNRYYTSTGKTSLTFQLINQRSDFSFALFSGGLSNPKLVAVSNTIVFANPKAPVFPRLAQGKAWDEMTVTWTSGYNIDEAYPFVEWGWKGHAAMRSPAGTLTFNRGSLCGPPARTVGWRHPGYIHTSFLKNLWPNTLYQYKVGHLLEDGSYVWSKTYYFRASPYPGQESLQRVIIFGDMGKAERDGSNEYANYQPGSLNTTDQLIRDLPNIDIVFLIGDLPYANGYISQWDQFTAQVAAITSTKAFMIASGNHERDWLNSGSFFNVQDSGGECGVPAENXYYVPAKRAXFWYQTDYGMFRFCIIDSEHDWREGSEQYQFIEKCLASVDRKHQPWLIFAAHRVLGYSSNDWYAKEGSFEEPEGRAHLQKLWQKYKVDIAFFGHVHNYERTCPIYQNQCVKDGKSHYSGVVNGTIHVIVGGGGSHLSQFTPTNTFWSLYKDYDWGFVKLTAFNRSSLLFEYKKSRDGEVYDSFTISRDYRDVLACVHDGCEFTTLAS; encoded by the exons ATGGGGAAGCCTTATCTAGGGTTAGTGGCACTCTTTTGGGTTGTATCTTCTTTGTTGTGCTTCATCACTTCTCCATCAGCTTCAGCTGCTGATATCCATGGTGGAGAACAGCCTTTAGCTAAAATAGCTATCCACAAGACTGTTCTCGCATTACGTGACTCTGCCTCCATCTTTGCCAGTCCTTCTCTTCTTGGCAAAAAT GATGAGGATACTGAATGGATCACAGTGGAGCTTGTGAACAAAGATCCAGCTGAGGATGACTGGGTTGGAGTTTTTTCTCCAGCAAAATTTAA TGACTCTCTTTGCTATCCGACGCTGGAGGACTCTTATGAGGAGTCTCCATACATTTGCACTGCCCCCATAAAG TACAAATATGCAAATGACTCCAACCGGTACTACACCTCAACAGGCAAAACTTCACTCACATTCCAGTTGATCAATCAGCGATCTGATTTCTCATTTGCATTGTTCTCCGGAGGATTGTCAAAT CCAAAACTGGTAGCAGTTTCAAATACCATAGTATTTGCAAATCCAAAAGCGCCTGTTTTCCCACGACTTGCTCAGGGAAAGGCTTGGGATGAA ATGACAGTAACATGGACAAGCGGCTATAACATAGATGAAGCCTATCCTTTTGTTGAGTGGGGATGGAAGGGACATGCTGCAATGCGTTCACCAGCAGGAACATTAACTTTTAACCGAGGCAGTTTGTGTG GTCCTCCTGCAAGGACAGTTGGTTGGCGTCATCCTGGTTATATTCACACTAGTTTCTTaaaaaatttgtggccaaaCACCTT GTACCAATACAAGGTCGGTCACCTTTTAGAGGATGGTTCGTATGTTTGGAGTAAGACTTATTACTTCCGAGCTTCCCCATATCCAGGGCAAGAGTCATTGCAGCGAGTTATAATATTTGGTGACATGGGAAAG GCAGAGCGTGATGGTTCAAATGAGTATGCAAATTATCAGCCAGGATCACTCAATACTACTGACCAACTCATCAGAGATCTCCCCAACATTGACATAGTTTTCTTGATAGGAGATCTCCCATATGCAAATGGATACATCTCTCAATGGGACCAGTTCACTGCTCAGGTTGCAGCTATTACATCGACTAAAGCCTTTATGATTGCAAG TGGCAACCATGAACGAGATTGGCTCAATTCAGGATCATTCTTTAACGTTCAGGATTCTGGGGGAGAATGTGGTGTACCAGCTGAGA ATTACTATGTTCCTGCGAAAAGAG AATTCTG GTATCAAACAGATTATGGGATGTTTCGCTTTTGCATAATTGATTCTGAGCATGACTGGAGAGAGGGATCTGAACAATATCAGTTCATCGAAAAATGCCTTGCATCAGTAGATAGAAAGCACCAACCTTGGTTGATTTTCGCAGCTCATCGTGTCCTTGGATACTCTTCCAATGATTGGTATGCTAAAGAAGGATCTTTTGAAGAGCCTGAGGGAAGGGCACACTTGCAGAAGCTTTGGCAGAAGTACAAAGTAGACATTGCATTCTTTGGCCATGTTCATAACTATGAAAGGACTTGCCCTATATATCAG AACCAATGCGTTAAAGATGGAAAATCACATTACTCCGGGGTGGTGAATGGAACTATACATGTAATCGTGGGAGGAGGAGGAAGTCACTTGTCCCAATTCACTCCAACCAATACTTTTTGGAGTCTTTACAAAGATTATGACTGGGGATTTGTGAAACTGACGGCTTTCAATCGCTCCTCGCTACTTTTCGAGTACAAGAAGAGTAGAGATGGAGAGGTCTACGACTCCTTCACCATCTCTAGGGATTACAGAGATGTCTTAGCTTGTGTGCATGATGGTTGTGAATTTACAACTTTAGCATCATGA